A window of the Euzebya pacifica genome harbors these coding sequences:
- a CDS encoding GNAT family N-acetyltransferase has translation MPYPPPPEIVLPHPWVLGEYRLRPPEPRDVPALTEALQSVEVQRFTRVPSPYDVHDAEQYVRSAREGLERGDAIRLLVTDPPGEQLYGACGLEIDWRDGVAELGYWLHANARGRGIATRVGSELCRFGFGLGLGRIHLQAAVNNPGSVEVARRIGFVQEGTLRLAAIDGPAGSTAAPRADMHVFGLLPGELLPVAP, from the coding sequence GTGCCGTACCCGCCGCCACCCGAGATCGTCCTGCCTCACCCATGGGTGCTCGGCGAGTACCGCCTGCGTCCCCCCGAACCCCGGGACGTCCCGGCCCTCACCGAGGCGCTGCAGTCGGTGGAGGTCCAGCGGTTCACAAGGGTGCCGTCGCCCTACGACGTGCACGATGCCGAGCAGTACGTCCGCAGCGCCAGGGAGGGGCTCGAGCGCGGCGACGCGATCAGGCTGCTCGTGACCGATCCCCCGGGCGAGCAGCTGTACGGGGCCTGCGGTCTGGAGATCGACTGGCGTGACGGCGTCGCCGAGCTGGGGTACTGGCTGCACGCCAACGCCCGGGGGAGGGGGATCGCCACACGGGTGGGCAGCGAGCTCTGCCGCTTCGGATTCGGGCTGGGGCTCGGGAGGATCCACCTGCAGGCCGCGGTGAACAACCCGGGCTCGGTCGAGGTGGCCCGCCGCATCGGCTTCGTCCAGGAGGGCACGCTTCGGCTCGCCGCCATCGACGGTCCTGCCGGCAGCACGGCGGCGCCCCGGGCCGACATGCACGTCTTCGGCCTGCTGCCCGGCGAGCTCCTGCCCGTGGCACCCTGA